The Candidatus Schekmanbacteria bacterium genomic interval CGTGCAGCCGTTGCGATTGTCAGAGGCATTGAACCATCAGCAGATTGTATGTTTTCTATAACTTCATCAATATTTTTTTTAACCTTCACGAGGCTCAGTGCTTTTGCTCTTAATGGGTTTTGTTTTGCACCTGTTCCAATTGTCCAGTGATTGATTATTTTATTAAGGAGTTCCTCTTGCAGGTCAAAAGGGGTTATCATAAATACCTTCTCAATGCCGTAAGTCATTGCTGTCCTCGATAAGTCATGGATGTCAAGATTTGTAATTGATGTTCCTATGATATTCCCGTCTTTGCCGAGAATAGGGTAATGGAGAAGACCTATATAAGCTCTGGTGTCAGTCATCTTTTTCTGTTTCTTTCATTAACTTTTCGAGCAATGCTTTGTCTTTATCAGAAAGTTTAACAGTTTCTAAAAGATCAGGACGTCTTTTCATGGTCCTCCTAAGCGATTCTTTAATCTTCCACTCATTGATTTGCTTATGATTCCCTGAAAGCAGCACGTCTGGGACTTTCATTCCCTGGAACTCTGGCGGACGGGTATACACCGGAGAGCTTAAAAGTCCATTGAAGAATGAATCATTCTCCGCAGATTCAATATTCCCTAAGGTGCCCGGCAGCATTCTCATCACTGAATCGATGACGACCATAGCCGGCAGTTCTCCGCCGGTAAGCACATAGTTTCCTATGGATATTTCATGATCAACGATACTTTCCCTCACACGTTCATCAATACCCTTATACCTTCCGCAAAGGAGGATCAGACTCTTTTCTGCTGCCAGTTCTATGGCTTTTTTTTGGCTGAAAAGCTCTCCATCAGGGGTGAGAAAAACTGTTTTGGCAGATTTAGAAACATCCCTTGTTTTTAGAGCCGTTATGCATCTGGTTATAGGTTCCGGTTTCATAACCATTCCGGCCTCTCCGCCGTACGGGTAATCATCCACTACTTTATGCCTTCCCTCTGCATAGTTTCTCAGATCAACTATGTCTATTCCTGCTATCCCCTTTTCGATTGCTTTACTGATTACGCTCTGTTCAAGGTATGATTTGAAGGCTTCGGGGAATATCGTAATAACGGTGAAAAACATGGTTCACACATATTCAGGTTTTTTTATCGTGATTCTTTTGTCTTTGGTGCTTACCTCTAAGATGAAACTCTCAATTGCCGGAACTAAAATCTCACCACTTTCAGACTTTATGACAAATACATCATTTCCTGCGGTTTTGTATATTTCTTTTACGGTGCCAAGGGCCATCCCTTCTTCATCGAATACACTGCATCCTATAACGTCATCAAGATAATAATGGCCGTGAGGTAGCGGCATTGCATCGGATTCTGATATCGTAATTATCGAACCTTCAAACTCCCACGCGGCTACTGGTGTATCAATCCCTTTAAACTTGATAATCAGGATGTCTTTATGGAATCTTACAGACTGAATTTCTGTGATAATAACGGTGCCGTTTTTTTTTTCGATTATAACTGATGAAAGATTCAAGAAACGCTTAGGGTCGTCTGTAATAGGGTAGACAGTAAGTTCTCCCTTTTGGCCTCTGGGCTTTAAAACTTTTCCTATGACGATTGTGTCAGCATCGGCGCTCATTCCACTATTTCCAGCGAAACCTTTTTTTTGCTGAGAGAAGAAGATGCATTGAGAAGACATCTTATAGCTTTGATGGTTTTGCCATTCTTTCCTATTATACGACCTCTGTCGTCAGGAGAGACCTTTAATTCTATGACAGTAACGCCTTTAACTTCCTTGTCGTTAACTGTGACAGAATCCGGATTCTTTGTAATTGATTTTGCGAGAAAGGTTACTAAGTCTTTCATTGGCTGATACGTGACTACTGCTTAAGTACAGCTAATTTGAAACTGCAGGAGTTTTAAAAAATCCTGACTTCTTAAGCAGCGATTTTACCGTGTCTGACGGTGTGGCGCCTTTACTAAGCCACTCTCTTATTTTATCTTCCTTAAGGGTGCATTGGTTATCGGTCTGCTGAGGTCTGTAGAAGCCTACTATCTCGATGAACCTTCCATCTCTTGGCATCCTTGAATCGGCTACTACTATTCTGTAGAATGGTTTCTTTTTAGTGCCCCCTCTTGTAAGCCTTAAAACAACTGCCATCTTCTTTTTCTCCTTTGTAAAAACAATCTATTCCACCAGTAACAACAGGTGCGTAATATTTTTTGCTGAATGTAGCTATATATTAGATTCTCTTGTCATTTGTCAAGCGAAAGGGTTGAATGAACCTACTTATTTAATTTGAAATGGTTATCTCAGCCTCATTTGAGCTAAGAGATGTTATCTCGTCCTTGACATAGGGTTTACCGATATAAGCTTCCACCTTGTAAGTGTAGGTTACCGGCGCGGAACTGACGCTGACTGTATCGGTGTAGGTTGTAATCGTGTTGGTAAGTATTATCTGATCGGGGGTGCTGACCGTATGTGAGATTTTTTCAAACCCCACTGAATCACTGCTTTTCCTGAATATTATGTATCCCTGCTCAATGTCGCTGTTATCTAACCATTGAAGGATTAATGAATTACTGCTCCCTGCATCTGTAATGACTGAAATATCTGTAGGGATATCTAAATCAGAAGGTAATTGCTCTTCCCATGTTGCCCACACGCTTATTTTTCTATGATTCATGTCCTTTTTCTTAAGGCCGGTATTGATTTTGAACCTCTTTGTTTCTTTATATTTTAAGACATTATCCCTTGAATTGCCGTATATGACATCACTGCTTCCTTCCTTTTGTGAGCCAAAGAAAAGAATTTCACCATTACTTGTGTCTTTTATTTTTACATATATGGTGGTATTCCATATATCAAGGCCTGAGTTGTTGGTTATTTTTCCATAAACTTTCTTGTTTCTTAATGTAAACTTACCGGACCCGACGGGTTCTATTTTTATATTTTTATTATTGACGCGCAGAGGAAGTGTCTGGTTTTTATTTGATGTTGGTTGAATTTCTATTACACCCAGGGTATTTGTCATTGCGTCAAAATTAACCGAAAATGTCCCTTTCTCTCCCCTTTTAATTGTAGAAGTTACAATGCTTTCTGTTGAATAAACAAGCCTCCTCGGTTCATCTCCGGTTACTGATACATTTTTTGAACTGATTGGCGACCCATTACTATCCTTTAAAATGACATTTATTTTTACATCAGTAAGCCAGCTATATTTTTTTTCTTTTTTGCTTTGCACTTCTCCGTACACATGAAACTTATTCCCCTTTTGAATTACATTTAGACTGTCTTCAATGATTTCTATTTTTTTGTCATCATCAATAATCTTTATTTTTCTGCTGTCTATTGTGACTTGGCCAGGTGTTCCGACACAGCCGCTCTGTGCTCTGTCACTCCTCACTGTTCCAAGAAGCGGAAGCACCAAGGTGATTATCATTATAATTTTACTTATCTTTTTCATTTGACCTTCCTTTAAATGCTACATCTTCATAAAAGGGAATTTCATTCCTCTTCCCATCTTTTTTGGTGATGAGAATGTTTTAAGCATTTTTTTCATTTGTGCAAACTGTTTTATTAGTCTGTTTACGTCCTGAATGGTTGTGCCGCTCCCCTTTGATATTCTTTTCCTGCGGCTTCCGCTGATTATGGTGTAGTTTGCTCTTTCCCTGGCTGTCATCGAGCTTATGATTGCCTCTATTTTTTTGAGATCCTTTTCGCCGACGTCCAGATCTCCGCCAAGCCCCATCTTCTTAAGGTTGCCCATCCCAGGGATCATTCCCATGATCTCTTCAATAGGTCCCATCTTTCTGATTTGGAGAAGCTGGTCCTTAAAGTCTTCAAGGGTGAAGGTCTCCTCCCTTATTTTCTGCTGGAGCGCGCGCGCCTTTTCCTCGTCAACCGATGACTGGGCTTTTTCAATCAGTGTCAGCACATCTCCCATCCCGAGTATCCGCGAAGCAATTCGCTCAGGATGAAAGGGCTCTATGGCATCAGGTTTTTCGCCCGTAGTTATAAACTTTATTGGTTTTCCGGTAACAGCCCTCATAGATAGCGCGGCACCTCCTCTTGCATCGCCATCCATCTTTGTCATTATTATTCCTGTTATGCCTATCTGTGCGTCGAATTCACGGGCAATGTTTACAGCGTCCTGGCCCGTCATACTGTCACTGACAAGCAGTTTTTCAGAAACAGGCAAAGCCGATGTGATCCCTTTAAGTTCATCCATGAGGTCGTTATCTATATGGAGTCTTCCGGCTGTATCTATTATAAGTATGTCATGGGCTCCGTCTCTTGCTGATTTGTATGCACTTTCTGCTATAAAAAGAGGTTTGTCCTTCGGAGATGCGGGATAGATATCAATATCAGTTTTTTCTGCCACTGTTTTTAGCTGGTCCATCGCAGCAGGACGGTAAACATCAACTGAAACAAGCATTGGGTTATGTCCTGATGTTTTCAGCATCCTGGCGAGTTTACCTGCAGTAGTGGTTTTGCCTGAGCCCTGAAGTCCCAGAAGGAGAATTACCGCCGGAGGTTTGGTACTGGACAACTCAAGCTTCTTATACTCATGACCTAATAGTTCTATTATCTCTTCGTTCACGATTTTAATAATCTGCTGACCGGGACTAAGAGACTTTAACACTTCCTGTCCCAGAGCTTTTTCTTCAACCGATGCGATGAAATCCTTTACTACCTTGTAGTTTACATCAGCCTCAAGGAGTGCCATTTTTACTTCCTTGAGGCCGTCTTTTACATCGTGCTCGTTGAGTTTTCCGCTTTTACGAAGCTTCGCAAAGGCGGTTTCTAATTTTTTTGAAAGGTTCTCAAACATTGATATTACTCTGCCGGAGGACCGGGAACAGGAGTGGGCAGAATAGGCTCTTCCTTTTTTTGTACAACAGGTTCAGTTGGAGGAATCTCTGTCTTTTTTTCAGCCTCTGTTTTCTCCGGTCCTTGAGTTACTGCAAGGACTGGTTTATCCGCAGGTTTCACTTTCATCTCTTCTGCAGTAACTGACTTGTTAGTAGGCTTTACTTCCATTTCTTCTGCAGCAGGTTTTTTTACTTCTGTTTTATGAGCGGGTGCTTTCTCTTCAGCTCCGGGTTCCTGTTCCTTCTGAGGTGTCTGTTCGAGAAGTTTTGATTGATCATCAAGCATAGGAATTGGAGCGTCATCCTTCCAGAACTTGTATTTGCCGTCTATGATTGTCCTGTAGAATATATCTTTTTTGTTTTCATCATCTTCCCTGAACTTTTTAGCAACCTCTTTTTTATCCTTTGAAAGTTTTGCGAACTCGACAGGTGTGTTTATTATTGTAGGTTTCAGAAAAATAAGAAGATTTGTCTTTTCTTTCGTGTTGCTTGTTTGTGAAAAGAACCAGCCTATCCATGGAAGGTCTCCGAGACATGGGATCTTGGTAATGCTCGGTGAATTGGTTTCCCTGATAAGTCCGCCTATTACGATTGTTTCCATATCTTTAACAACTACGGTTGTCTTTGCTTCCCTTTTTGATGTTTCCACCCCCTGATCTGATGTTGAACCGGGAATGACATTTTCAACTTTCTGTTCCACTGTCATTTTCACAAAGCCGTCTTTATTGATGTGCGGAGTAAGCTTCAAGTTTAATGCCACATCCCTGAACTCGAAGGTATTTACCGTGTTTGCAGTGTCCGACACAATTGTTGAACTGCGTATGAACCTCCGGTTCTCGCCAACAGTTATCTCTGCTTCTTCATTATCTGCAGTTATTATCTGCGGCTGGGCAAGGACATTCACGCCGCTTTGAGTTGCAAGGGCAGTTCCAAGAGCCGCAATGTTCAATACCTGTGTCCCGTCTGCCAGTGTGATAAGACCCTTGGTTATTGCAACAGAGGCTCCCGAAGGCAATGTCGGGATTTTACCTGCTGTTGTAGAAAGGAGTCCCTGGAGAGAACTGAAATTGGTCAGACCTATTGCCCTCACCTTGTTCAGAGGATTGCTTGCGTCTTCAAGGTCTTTAAGCAAATTAAGTTCA includes:
- a CDS encoding KH domain-containing protein; translation: MKDLVTFLAKSITKNPDSVTVNDKEVKGVTVIELKVSPDDRGRIIGKNGKTIKAIRCLLNASSSLSKKKVSLEIVE
- a CDS encoding RNA methyltransferase → MTDTRAYIGLLHYPILGKDGNIIGTSITNLDIHDLSRTAMTYGIEKVFMITPFDLQEELLNKIINHWTIGTGAKQNPLRAKALSLVKVKKNIDEVIENIQSADGSMPLTIATAARNIEGNISFKSAREMIRETPRPVFILFGTGWGMTEEIITKADIILEPITGNTDYNHLSVRAASAIIIDRLLGKA
- the trmD gene encoding tRNA (guanosine(37)-N1)-methyltransferase TrmD; its protein translation is MFFTVITIFPEAFKSYLEQSVISKAIEKGIAGIDIVDLRNYAEGRHKVVDDYPYGGEAGMVMKPEPITRCITALKTRDVSKSAKTVFLTPDGELFSQKKAIELAAEKSLILLCGRYKGIDERVRESIVDHEISIGNYVLTGGELPAMVVIDSVMRMLPGTLGNIESAENDSFFNGLLSSPVYTRPPEFQGMKVPDVLLSGNHKQINEWKIKESLRRTMKRRPDLLETVKLSDKDKALLEKLMKETEKDD
- the rpsP gene encoding 30S ribosomal protein S16 — encoded protein: MAVVLRLTRGGTKKKPFYRIVVADSRMPRDGRFIEIVGFYRPQQTDNQCTLKEDKIREWLSKGATPSDTVKSLLKKSGFFKTPAVSN
- the ffh gene encoding signal recognition particle protein: MFENLSKKLETAFAKLRKSGKLNEHDVKDGLKEVKMALLEADVNYKVVKDFIASVEEKALGQEVLKSLSPGQQIIKIVNEEIIELLGHEYKKLELSSTKPPAVILLLGLQGSGKTTTAGKLARMLKTSGHNPMLVSVDVYRPAAMDQLKTVAEKTDIDIYPASPKDKPLFIAESAYKSARDGAHDILIIDTAGRLHIDNDLMDELKGITSALPVSEKLLVSDSMTGQDAVNIAREFDAQIGITGIIMTKMDGDARGGAALSMRAVTGKPIKFITTGEKPDAIEPFHPERIASRILGMGDVLTLIEKAQSSVDEEKARALQQKIREETFTLEDFKDQLLQIRKMGPIEEIMGMIPGMGNLKKMGLGGDLDVGEKDLKKIEAIISSMTARERANYTIISGSRRKRISKGSGTTIQDVNRLIKQFAQMKKMLKTFSSPKKMGRGMKFPFMKM
- the rimM gene encoding 16S rRNA processing protein RimM codes for the protein MSADADTIVIGKVLKPRGQKGELTVYPITDDPKRFLNLSSVIIEKKNGTVIITEIQSVRFHKDILIIKFKGIDTPVAAWEFEGSIITISESDAMPLPHGHYYLDDVIGCSVFDEEGMALGTVKEIYKTAGNDVFVIKSESGEILVPAIESFILEVSTKDKRITIKKPEYV